One Osmerus mordax isolate fOsmMor3 chromosome 26, fOsmMor3.pri, whole genome shotgun sequence DNA segment encodes these proteins:
- the sbno2b gene encoding LOW QUALITY PROTEIN: si:ch73-63e15.2 (The sequence of the model RefSeq protein was modified relative to this genomic sequence to represent the inferred CDS: inserted 2 bases in 1 codon; deleted 1 base in 1 codon): MGHGGCWALLGGVQQDSSFQVRGQRSAQPTKGDVWDLSLTPTLPSAPVMDGENYLHPEGPQLDSSLFTVASSNVETSMYPSGSWAYGQQAGYSAHCPMQSGNQQYHLNASSQDVHMDMFSHSGFHDVDFPAIRNGDFPQDLSCIDDLSNTSLFSSPADSLSEYADAQNLISTDSLSHGLTIWDVNTNTSGPAGPAGPASTPAQSQLELNGSSRFQGLSSLEEITAIISSPPFGGFQAPRTQTPAEEEEEAEEEETEELGHVDTYADYKPSKSTIGISHPDIVVETNTLSSVPPPDITYTLSIPDPIINNGLLSALQLEAIIYACQQHEVILQNNQRAGFLIGDGAGVGEGPHGRPGIILEKLPEGQEESARALWFSVSNDLKYDAERDLKDIDAPIIPVHALNKIKYGDTATSEGVLFATYSALIGESQAGGQHRTRLKQILDWCQPGFDGVIVFDECHKAKNATSTKMGKAVLDLQNKLPLARVVYASATGASEPKNMIYMSRLGIWGEGTPFKTFDDFLHAIEKRGVGAMEIVAMDMKVSGMYIARQLSFSGVSFRIEEIGLDDDFKLVYNKAAKLWAEALATFTRAADELGLVSRKSLWGQFWSSHQRFFKYLCIAAKVRCLVELAKKELLAGKCIVVGLQSTGEARTREVLDENDGHLDRFVSAAEGVFHSLVMKHFPSEKQRREKGPGNKRKRKRVSPGGRQPKLPKHAVEISGVINISDDSSTDSDAMETDSNSSPDSLLDNDDVIFVNHTSCHTAKIEEMKHSLLNRITELGKELPLNTLDELIDKFGGPEKVSEMTGRKGRVVRRPDGSVRYESRAEQSHTIDHINVKEKDRFMRGEKLVAIISEAASSGISLQADKRVKNQCRRVHMTLELPWSADRAIQQFGRTHRSNQVTAPEYIFLISELAGERRFASIVAKRLESLGALTHGDRRATESRDLSKYNFENKYGTKALDKITKAILGHIESKVPPPKGYPGGDAMFFRDMKLGMMDVGIFCKPDHRSGISTEKDCSITKFLNRILGLEVHKQNSLFQYFTDNFDYLIEKDKKEGKYDMGILDLAPGNDEIYEEKQEIFLTAGNPQDGQVVLYKISVDRGLPWEEAFGKAQKLSSPDEGFYLSHKLRGNHPCVLLAEQGRGRNFIVYKPNIGKQAHPESLDNLQLRYRKVTPEEAQDSWENQFTFSFRKCSHANWNGKCKKIEEGQECLQGMRLRQYHMLCGALLRVWKRVADVVSDITSSSILQIVRLKTKQHNKQVGIKIPENCVARVREELLQMDEEVKRRRREKDQRAQEQRLEDERQRKLALQNKHLLAKLFSSAHTQNQTLQNLTQNLTQNQTLQNLTQNQNLAQNRSLQNLAQNQTLRNHAQKLQRLNPNQSLQDLTQAQSLRNLTQNQALQNLSQAQTQQLGLHPSHRSQAGHPSQGSLPSMASLTSHFSQFPQPFPSLPPLNSRTLPPLHPKPAAQPKSPLDEILDLTVGSSPSPDSTEGGLGLDALSGSAGGYGDDFGLDSLISRSALSSQTGPLSAAHMHQPPPPPLVKRPEVPNHTQDFIDILNLCMPSSPYSLSSQAAAHPPPSSSSSNTTVSHVSAGLLSSSTSIQSSSLFSPSSSSLSPPXPPPDSQSLPNGHCGSDVLNVREVLDSMLRTGSDSRQSVIQYRLQDWDPA, from the exons GACCTGTCATGCATAGATGACCTCTCCAACACATCACTGTTCTCCTCTCCGGCCGACTCGCTGTCGGAGTACGCCGACGCCCAGAACCTGATCAGCACGGACAGCCTGTCCCACGGCCTCACCATATGGGACGTCAACACCAATACCTCGGGCCCCGCCGGCCCCGCAGGCCCCGCCTCCACACCAGCACAGAGCCAGCTGGAG CTGAATGGCTCCAGCAGGTTTCAGGGTTTGAGCAGTTTGGAGGAAATCACTGCCATAATCAGCTCTCCGCCTTTTGGAGGATTCCAG GCTCCGAGGACGCAGACGcctgcggaggaggaggaggag gcagaggaggaggagacagaggagctgGGGCACGTGGACACGTACGCCGACTACAAGCCCTCCAAAT ccaccaTCGGGATCTCCCACCCAGACATTGTGGTGGAGACCAACACGCTGTCCAGCGTCCCCCCTCCCGACATCACCTACACTCTGTCCATTCCTGACCCCATCATCAACAACGGCCTGCTCTCCGCTCTGCAGCTGGAGGCCATCATCTACGCCTGCCAG caaCACGAGGTGATCCTGCAGAACAACCAGCGAGCGGGCTTCCTGATCGGAGACGGTGCCGGCGTGGGGGAAGGGCCGCACGGTAGGCCGGGCATCATCCTGGAGAAACTACCTGAAGGGCAGGAAGAGAGCGCTCGAGCGCTCTG gTTTAGCGTCTCCAACGACCTAAAGTACGACGCCGAAAGAGACCTGAAAGACATCGACGcccccatcatccctgtgcatgCCTTAAACAAG ATAAAGTATGGAGACACAGCTACCTCAGAGGGCGTCCTGTTTGCTACCTACTCGGCTCTGATCGGAGAGAGCCAAGCCGGAGGCCAGCACCGGACCAGACTCAAGCAGATCCTGGACTGGTGTCAACCCGGCTTCGACGGAGTC ATTGTGTTTGACGAATGCCACAAAGCCAAGAACGCCACGTCCACCAAGATGGGCAAGGCAGTGTTGGACCTGCAGAACAAGCTGCCCCTGGCCAGGGTGGTCTACGCCAGTGCCACAG GTGCCTCCGAGCCAAAGAACATGATCTACATGAGCCGCTTGGGGATCTGGGGCGAGGGCACGCCCTTCAAGACCTTCGACGACTTCCTGCACGCCATCGAGAAGAG GGGTGTGGGCGCCATGGAGATCGTCGCCATGGACATGAAGGTGAGCGGCATGTACATCGCCCGGCAGCTGAGCTTCTCCGGGGTGTCGTTCCGCATCGAGGAGATCGGCCTGGACGACGACTTCAAGCTGGTGTACAACAAGGCGGCCAAACTG TGGGCCGAGGCGCTGGCCACATTCACCCGGGCTGCTGACGAGCTGGGCCTGGTGAGCAGGAAGTCTCTGTGGGGGCAGTTCTGGTCGTCTCACCAGCGCTTCTTCAAGTACCTCTGCATCGCCGCCAAGGTGCGCTGCCTGGTGGAGCTGGCGAAGAAGGAGCTGCTGGCGGGCAAG TGCATCGTGGTGGGGCTGCAGTCCACGGGGGAGGCCCGCACCCGGGAGGTCCTGGACGAGAACGACGGCCACCTGGACCGATTCGTTTCTGCTGCAGA GGGCGTGTTCCATTCTCTGGTGATGAAGCACTTTCCCTcggagaagcagaggagagagaagggcccTGGGAACAAGAGGAAACGTAAGAGA GTAAGCCCAGGGGGCCGGCAGCCCAAGCTGCCCAAGCACGCGGTGGAGATCAGCGGGGTGATCAACATCAGCGACGACAGCAGCACCGACTCCGACGCCATGGAGACGGACTCCAACTCCTCGCCCGACTCGCTGCTCGACAACGACGACGTGATCTTCGTCAACCACACCAGCTGCCACAcag CCAAGATCGAGGAGATGAAACACAGCCTCCTCAACAGGATCACAGAGCTGGGGAAGGAGCTCCCTCTCAACACCCTGGACGAGCTCATCGACAAGTTCGGCGGGCCAGAGAAAGTCTCCGAG ATGACGGGGCGGAAAGGGCGCGTGGTGCGTCGCCCCGACGGCAGCGTGCGCTACGAGTCGCGCGCCGAGCAGAGCCACACCATCGACCACATCAACGTGAAGGAGAAGGACCGCTTCATGCGAGGAGAGAAG ctGGTGGCCATCATCTCGGAGGCGGCCAGCTCCGGGATCTCCCTGCAGGCAGACAAGCGTGTGAAGAACCAGTGTCGGCGGGTGCACATGACCCTGGAGCTGCCCTGGAGCGCAGACAGGGCCATCCAGCAGTTCG GTCGAACTCACCGGTCCAACCAGGTGACGGCTCCGGAGTACATCTTCCTCATCTCAGAGCTGGCTGGAGAGAGACGCTTTGCCTCCATCGTAGCAAAGAGGCTGGAGAGCCTG ggAGCGCTGACTCACGGGGACAGACGAGCCACAGAGTCCAGAGACCTGAGCAAGTACAACTTTGAGAACAAG TACGGCACCAAAGCTCTGGACAAGATCACCAAAGCGATCCTGGGGCACATCGAGAGCAAGGTGCCCCCTCCTAAAGGATACCCTGGGGGTGATGCCATGTTCTTCAGAG ACATGAAGCTGGGAATGATGGACGTGGGGATCTTCTGTAAGCCTGACCACCGCTCTGGCATCAGCACAGAGAAAG ACTGCAGCATCACCAAGTTCCTCAACCGGATCCTGGGCCTGGAGGTCCACAAGCAGAACTCCCTCTTTCAGTACTTCACAGACAACTTTGACTACCTGATCGAGAAGGACAAAAAGGAAGGGAAATACGACATGGGCATCTTGG ATCTGGCTCCAGGAAACGATGAGATCtacgaggagaagcaggagatcTTCCTCACAGCAGGAAACCCCCAGGATGGACAAGTCGTCCTCTACAAG ATCAGCGTGGACCGAGGCTTGCCCTGGGAGGAAGCGTTCGGAAAGGCCCAGAAACTCAGCAGCCCTGACGAGGGCTTCTACCTCTCCCACAAG ctacGGGGCAACCACCCGTGTGTGCTGCTGGCCGAGCAGGGCCGAGGACGCAACTTCATCGTGTACAAGCCCAACATCGGCAAGCAGGCCCACCCTGAGAGCCTGGACAACCTGCAGCTTCGCTACCGCAAG gtgaCCCCAGAGGAAGCCCAGGACAGCTGGGAGAACCAGTTCACCTTCTCCTTCAGGAAGTGTAGCCATGCCAACTG gaacgGGAAGTGTAAGAAGAtcgaggaggggcaggagtgcCTGCAGGGCATGCGTCTGCGTCAGTACCACATGCTGTGCGGCGCGCTGCTGCGCGTGTGGAAGCGTGTGGCCGACGTGGTCTCTGACATCACCAGCTCCAGCATCCTGCAGATCGTACGCCTCAAAACCAAGCAGCACAACAAGCAAGTCG gcatCAAGATCCCAGAGAACTGCGTGGCGCGCGTGCGTGAGGAGCTCCTCCAGATGgacgaggaggtgaagaggaggcgcaGGGAGAAGGACCAGCGCGCCCAGGAGCAGCGCCTGGAGGACGAGCGTCAGCGCAAGCTGGCCCTGCAGAACAAGCACCTGCTGGCCAAGCTGTTCAGCAGCGCGCACACGCAGAACCAGACCCTGCAGAACCTCACGCAGAACCTCACGCAGAACCAGACCCTGCAGAACCTCACGCAGAACCAGAACCTGGCCCAGAACCGCTCCCTGCAGAACCTGGCCCAGAACCAAACGCTAAGGAACCACGCCCAGAAACTACAGAGGCTGAACCCTAACCAGTCCCTCCAGGACCTGACCCAGGCGCAGAGCCTACGGAACCTCACGCAGAACCAGGCCCTGCAGAACCTGAGCCAGGCCCAGACTCAGCAGCTaggcctccacccctctcaccgCTCCCAGGCCGGCCACCCGTCCCAGGGCAGCCTCCCCAGCATGGCTAGCCTCACCTCCCACTTCTCCCAGTTCCCCCAgcccttcccctccctgcccccgctGAATAGCcgcaccctgccccccctgcaccCCAAGCCGGCCGCCCAGCCCAAGAGCCCCCTGGATGAGATCCTGGACCTGACGGTGGGCAGCTCTCCCTCCCCGGACAGCACCGAGGGCGGCCTGGGGCTTGACGCGCTCTCGGGCTCGGCTGGGGGCTACGGGGACGACTTTGGCCTGGACTCTCTCATCTCCCGCAGCGCCCTGAGCAGCCAGACGGGCCCGCTCTCTGCCGCGCACATGCAccagcccccgccccctcccctggTGAAGAGGCCCGAGGTCCCCAACCACACGCAGGACTTCATAGACATCCTCAACCTGTGTATGCCTTCCTCCCCCTACTCTCTGAGCTCCCAGGCGGcggcccacccccccccctcctcctcctcctccaacaccaCCGTGTCCCACGTGTCGGccggcctcctctcctcctccacctccatccagtCCTCCtcgctcttctccccctcctcctcctccctctcgccgCC CCCGCCGCCGGACTCTCAGTCGCTGCCCAATGGCCACTGCGGCTCGGACGTGTTGAACGTGCGCGAGGTCCTGGACAGCATGCTGCGGACCGGCTCGGACAGCCGCCAGTCCGTCATACAGTACCGCCTCCAGGACTGGGACCCGGCCTAA